A region from the Lycium barbarum isolate Lr01 chromosome 8, ASM1917538v2, whole genome shotgun sequence genome encodes:
- the LOC132606029 gene encoding uncharacterized protein LOC132606029, which translates to MYDSKSSFHPAFAVSNIRNHILVVLEIKNAQYGTWAELFKIHATSHRVLHHIIEPEKGKQTTPPSDDDKELWSTLDATVLQLIYSTISNDFFTTILEPGAMAMEAWDHLRDIFQDHQNSRAVMLEQEFSTTRMEDFPNASAYCQRLKSISDQLKNVGASVSNSRLVLQLVSGLTDAFKGVGTQIRHRKPFPPFTEALSSLVLEEREQAMHVTHSTPSAMVAATGGEGSTSSFDDPHSSGHAVNNRGKNNNNRGRNYGRRNSVGRGNGGGKGNHGQSGGNYQPPLGSWPRHTSPHLWQLPNYAWGWMPQWVVPPCPYPSTWPTSSQGPLDKQPGILGPAPPPPQQVYVDALYQQIYASSYAPTDIESAMHTMTMNPPDQKWCMDTGATSHMTSTNGFPDGDATN; encoded by the exons ATGTACGACTCCAAATCATCCTTCCACCCCGCTTTCGCCGTCTCCAACATCCGTAATCACATTCTTGTGGTTCTTGAAATAAAGAATGCACAATACGGTACATGGGCGGAATTGTTTAAAATCCACGCCACATCCCATAGGGTCCTACACCATATCATCGAACCAGAGAAAGGGAAGCAGACAACCCCTCCCTCCGATGACGACAAAGAACTTTGGTCGACCCTTGATGCGACTGTGCTCCAGTTGATTTATTCCACTATTTCGAATGACTTCTTTACTACTATTCTTGAGCCTGGTGCAATGGCCATGGAAGCCTGGGATCACTTGCGTGACATCTTCCAGGACCATCAAAACTCTCGTGCCGTTATGCTTGAACAAGAGTTTTCCACAACTAGGATGGAAGACTTCCCGAACGCGTCTGCGTATTGTCAAAGGCTCAAGAGCATCTCCGATCAGTTAAAAAATGTGGGAGCTTCGGTTTCTAATTCCCGCCTTGTTCTTCAGCTTGTTTCGGGTCTCACCGATGCATTTAAGGGTGTGGGAACGCAGATTCGTCATAGGAAACCATTTCCTCCTTTCACCGAGGCGCTCTCATCACTCGTTCTGGAGGAACGAGAACAAGCAATGCATGTGACCCACTCTACTCCTTCGGCGATGGTGGCTGCCACAGGTGGTGAGGGTTCAACTTCCTCTTTTGATGATCCTCACTCGTCTGGCCATGCTGTGAATAACaggggcaaaaataacaacaatagAGGCCGCAATTATGGCCGTCGAAACAGCGTTGGCCGTGGAAATGGTGGCGGCAAAGGCAACCACGGTCAAAGCGGCGGAAATTACCAGCCACCGCTAGGCAGCTGGCCGCGTCACACGTCTCCTCACCTGTGGCAGCTTCCAAATTATGCTTGGGGATGGATGCCACAATGGGTCGTGCCACCTTGCCCGTATCCGTCAACTTGGCCGACGTCTTCGCAAGGCCCCTTGGACAAACAGCCGGGCATTCTTGGCCCTGCTCCCCCGCCTCCGCAGCAGGTGTATGTTGATGCCCTATACCAGCAGATATATGCCTCGTCTTATGCTCCCACAGACATTGAATCAGCAATGCATACGATGACTATGAATCCTCCGGACCAGAAGTGGTGCATGGACACTGGTGCCACATCTCACATGACATCTACGAATg gatttccagACGGGGATGCCACTAATTAG
- the LOC132604912 gene encoding glutaredoxin-C11-like, whose protein sequence is MDRIRDLASKNAAVIFTKSSCFMCHSIKALFYDIGASPAIHELDQDPKGKEMEWALRSLGCNPCVPAVFIGGKFVGSSKDIISLQVDGSLKQMLIDAKAIWF, encoded by the coding sequence ATGGATAGAATAAGAGACTTGGCATCAAAAAATGCAGCAGTAATATTCACAAAGAGTTCATGTTTTATGTGTCATAGTATTAAAGCATTATTTTATGATATTGGAGCAAGTCCAGCAATTCATGAACTTGATCAAGATCCAAAAGGGAAAGAAATGGAGTGGGCATTGAGAAGTTTAGGTTGTAACCCATGTGTTCCTGCTGTTTTTATTGGTGGGAAATTTGTTGGATCATCTAAGGATATTATATCCTTACAAGTTGATGGATCACTCAAACAAATGCTCATTGATGCCAAAGCTATTTGGTTCTAA